A window of Pusillimonas sp. T7-7 contains these coding sequences:
- a CDS encoding site-2 protease family protein, translated as MDALIQTITVYALPVLFGITLHEAAHGYVARMFGDPTAWQAGRISLNPLRHIDPVGTIIVPLVLLFSTKLLGGGGLLFGWAKPVPVDWGRLRRPKRDMLWVALAGPASNLVMAIIWALSLRMLAETGASQGDFWVQMTVAGIQVNLILMALNLVPLPPLDGGRIMFSLLPSRMAWQFSKIEPYGLLILIILMLTGVLWIVLGPLLAFGQLIVNWFL; from the coding sequence ATGGATGCGTTGATACAAACGATAACGGTTTATGCCTTGCCTGTGCTTTTTGGCATTACCCTGCATGAGGCCGCACATGGCTATGTAGCCCGGATGTTTGGTGATCCGACCGCTTGGCAGGCAGGACGCATCAGCCTGAATCCCCTACGCCATATCGATCCTGTTGGCACCATTATTGTGCCGCTGGTGCTCTTGTTCAGCACCAAGTTGCTGGGTGGGGGCGGCCTGCTGTTCGGCTGGGCCAAGCCTGTGCCGGTCGACTGGGGCCGTTTACGCCGTCCCAAGCGCGATATGCTGTGGGTGGCGCTTGCAGGCCCGGCCTCTAACCTGGTCATGGCCATTATCTGGGCCTTGAGCCTGCGGATGCTGGCTGAAACCGGGGCCAGCCAGGGTGATTTCTGGGTGCAAATGACTGTTGCCGGCATACAGGTCAACCTGATACTGATGGCCTTGAACCTGGTGCCCTTGCCTCCCCTGGATGGCGGGCGGATTATGTTCAGCCTGTTGCCCAGTCGCATGGCCTGGCAATTCTCCAAAATAGAACCTTATGGCTTGCTGATACTCATTATTCTGATGTTGACGGGGGTTCTCTGGATCGTACTGGGCCCCTTGTTGGCTTTTGGTCAACTAATTGTTAATTGGTTTTTATAA
- the dapA gene encoding 4-hydroxy-tetrahydrodipicolinate synthase — translation MATSTDPAIPTFQGSLVALITPMLPDGSLDFDAYRKLIDWHAEQGTDGLVVVGTSGESPTVSVEEHVELIKVAVQHAAGRLPVIAGIGGNSTSEAIELSHHAKEVGAQAGLSVVPYYNKPTQEGLYQHFKTISEAVDLPAILYNVPGRTVADMSNDTILRLAQVPGIIGVKDATGDMARAGLLLRDVPAGFQVFSGDDPTAAALMLLGGQGNISVTANVAPKLMHELCMAAIQGNVALTRQLNARLATLNKVLFVEANPIPVKWAVAEMGLTKLGYRLPLTALHEQYHNLVRNALKEAGLL, via the coding sequence ATGGCAACAAGCACGGATCCTGCGATTCCTACTTTTCAGGGCAGTTTGGTCGCCCTAATCACACCTATGCTGCCTGATGGCAGTCTCGATTTCGATGCCTATCGAAAGTTGATCGACTGGCACGCAGAGCAGGGTACCGATGGTCTGGTCGTCGTTGGCACGTCGGGCGAGTCGCCTACTGTCAGCGTCGAAGAGCATGTAGAGCTCATCAAGGTGGCGGTGCAGCACGCAGCGGGAAGGCTGCCCGTTATTGCGGGCATAGGTGGCAACTCCACCTCTGAAGCCATTGAGCTGTCGCATCACGCCAAGGAAGTGGGTGCACAGGCTGGCTTGTCTGTTGTACCTTACTACAACAAGCCTACGCAGGAAGGCCTGTACCAGCACTTCAAGACCATCTCTGAAGCAGTCGACCTGCCTGCCATCTTGTACAACGTGCCCGGACGAACTGTTGCCGACATGAGCAACGACACCATACTCCGCCTGGCCCAGGTGCCTGGCATCATAGGCGTAAAGGATGCCACGGGCGATATGGCCCGTGCGGGGCTGCTGCTGCGCGACGTGCCAGCCGGGTTCCAGGTCTTTAGTGGCGACGATCCCACGGCTGCCGCCCTCATGCTGTTGGGCGGGCAAGGCAATATTTCAGTTACCGCCAATGTGGCGCCCAAGCTCATGCACGAGTTATGCATGGCGGCCATACAGGGCAATGTTGCGCTGACACGCCAGCTTAATGCCCGCCTGGCCACTTTGAACAAAGTGCTGTTCGTTGAAGCCAATCCGATTCCCGTCAAATGGGCCGTCGCCGAAATGGGCCTGACCAAACTGGGCTATCGCCTACCGTTAACCGCCCTGCATGAGCAGTACCATAACTTGGTGCGCAACGCTCTGAAAGAAGCAGGCTTACTCTGA